In Juglans regia cultivar Chandler chromosome 5, Walnut 2.0, whole genome shotgun sequence, the following are encoded in one genomic region:
- the LOC109005324 gene encoding ABC transporter G family member 15-like, whose product MEQLKEAASDGGRAEDHEQRGILRTGRDYERRMYLLWQDLTVVIPNFGNGHSRRLLDGLSGFAEPGRIMAIMGPSGSGKSTLLDSLAGRLSGNVVMTGNVLLNGKKKRLDYGVLAYVTQEDIMLGTLTVRETLKYSAHLRLPTTMTKEEINVIVEGTITEMGLQDCADRLIGNWHLRGISGGEKKRLSIAIEILTRPCLLFLDEPTSGLDSASAFFVVQTLRRIAHDGRTVISSIHQPSSEVFALFDDLFLLSGGQTVYFGAAKLAIEFFDKAGFPCPSRRNPSDHFLRCINSDFDVVTMSLLESHRIRGVQNSSDPLMNLAAVEIKAKLVEKYRCSEYATRARMRIQQILSIEGLAIERKSGSQAKLWKQLSTLTHRSFVNMYRDVGYYWLRIIIYITLSICVGSIFFDVGTSYTSILARGACGGFVAGFMTFMSIGGFPSFLEEMKVFYRERLNGHYGIAVYILSNFLSSLPFVAVMSIATAAITYYMVKSRPEFSPFVYICLDLISSIAVIESTMMIIASLVPNFLMGVIVGAGYIGIMMMTSGFFRLIPDLPKVFWRYPISYINYGAWALQGAYKNDMIGLEFDSFAPGEPKLKGEVVLTSMLGVQLNHSKWWDLGAVVVILLSLRLLFFAILKFKEKASPRFRSLYTKRTLQHLNKRPSFRKTPSFPSKRHQPLHSLSSQEGLNSPIY is encoded by the exons ATGGAACAACTAAAGGAGGCTGCTAGCGATGGTGGCCGTGCAGAGGATCATGAACAGAGGGGTATATTGAGAACAGGCAGAGATTATGAGAGGAGAATGTACTTGTTATGGCAAGATCTTACTGTTGTAATTCCAAACTTCGGGAATGGACATAGCAGAAGATTGCTTGATGGGCTCAGTGGTTTTGCTGAGCCTGGCAGGATCATGGCTATTATGGGTCCTTCTGGTTCTGGGAAATCCACCCTTCTTGATTCTTTagcag GCAGGCTGTCAGGAAATGTTGTCATGACTGGAAATGTTCTCCTCAATGGGAAGAAAAAGAGACTAGACTATGGTGTTCTT GCTTATGTAACCCAAGAGGATATAATGCTGGGAACATTAACAGTGAGAGAAACCTTAAAATACTCAGCCCATCTGAGGCTTCCAACTACCATGACCAAAGAAGAGATTAATGTCATTGTGGAGGGAACAATCACAGAAATGGGTCTCCAAGATTGCGCAGACAGATTAATTGGAAACTGGCATTTAAGAGGTATAAGTGGAGGGGAGAAAAAGAGACTAAGCATTGCCATTGAAATCCTCACAAGGCCATGCCTCTTGTTTCTTGATGAACCAACCAGTGGCCTTGACAGTGCCTCGGCTTTCTTTGTTGTTCAAACTCTGAGAAGAATTGCTCATGATGGCAGAACTGTCATCTCTTCCATTCATCAGCCAAGTAGTGAGGTTTTTGCACTCTTTGATGAtctgtttcttctttctggTGGCCAAACAGTATATTTTGGAGCAGCAAAGTTGGCCATTGAG TTCTTTGACAAAGCTGGATTTCCATGCCCAAGTCGAAGAAATCCCTCTGATCACTTCCTCCGTTGTATAAATTCAGACTTCGATGTAGTGACGATGTCTTTGTTGGAATCTCACAGAATACGT GGAGTCCAGAACTCATCAGATCCTTTGATGAACTTAGCAGCAGTAGAGATCAAAGCAAAGCTTGTCGAGAAATACAGGTGCTCAGAGTATGCAACAAGGGCAAGAATGAGGATTCAACAAATTTTATCCATT GAAGGACTTGCAATTGAGAGAAAAAGTGGAAGCCAAGCCAAACTATGGAAGCAACTCTCAACATTGACACACAGATCTTTTGTGAATATGTATAGAGATGTAGGGTATTACTGGTTAAGGATCATAATCTACATAACCTTATCTATATGCGTCGGTAGCATCTTCTTCGATGTCGGAACAAGCTATACCTCAATCTTGGCTCGCGGAGCATGCGGCGGATTTGTGGCGGGCTTTATGACATTCATGTCAATTGGAGGTTTTCCATCCTTTCTCGAAGAAATGAAG GTTTTCTATAGAGAGAGGCTGAATGGGCATTATGGGATTGCTGTGTACATTCTGTCCaatttcctctcttctctcccatTTGTGGCTGTGATGTCAATAGCTACAGCAGCTATTACTTACTATATGGTGAAATCCCGGCCTGaattttctccttttgtgtATATCTGCCTTGATCTCATCAGCTCTATTGCAGTAATTGAGAGCACCATGATGATTATAGCTTCACTTGTTCCTAATTTCTTGATGGGGGTCATAGTAGGAGCCGGATACATA GGGATTATGATGATGACCTCTGGGTTCTTCCGGTTGATCCCTGATCTTCCCAAGGTTTTCTGGCGATACCCAATTTCGTACATCAATTATGGTGCTTGGGCCTTACAG GGAGCATACAAGAACGATATGATCGGCCTCGAGTTTGATTCTTTTGCACCTGGAGAACCCAAACTAAAAGGCGAGGTTGTCCTCACTAGCATGCTTGGTGTTCAACTGAATCATTCAAAATGGTGGGACTTAGGAGCTGTTGTAGTCATTCTTCTATCTTTGAGACTACTTTTCTTTGCCATCCTCAAGTTTAAGGAGAAAGCTTCACCCCGTTTTCGATCTCTTTACACGAAGCGAACTCTGCAACATCTCAACAAGAGGCCTTCGTTCAGGAAAACGCCATCTTTCCCTTCCAAAAGGCACCAACCTCTCCATTCTCTGTCTTCACAAGAGGGTCTCAACTCCCCCATATATTAG
- the LOC109005325 gene encoding protein TRAUCO-like: MDSLQATYRDEDEEDEDSAHRFASPTPTPTPNLTTTELPPPSSPTTAIEPQNDSKPDPISSESEDPASSDTNKSPRSTHNVPTENDNDKENDNDDTTTTTNTTNNNNDEEEEDEDDDEDPPPKKQKPLSSLTAQPTITNHPHDNAAPMEAEATPPTTTTPTTATTAKKSKKKNNNVWATKSTRKGKKKNKSNNNHNAPAEETVLITPIQKFPDKSDDTPDMKICLSKIYKAEKVELSDDRLSAGSAKGYRMVRATRGVVEGSWYFEIKVVRLGESGHTRLGWSTEKGDLQAPVGYDGNSFGYRDIDGSKVHKALREKYGEEGYKEEDVIGFYINLPEGGLYAPKPPHLVLYKGQRYACAPDVKEEAPKVVPGSEISFFKNGVCQGVAFKDLYGGRYYPAASMYTLPNQPNCVVKFNFGPDFEFFPEDFGGRPVPRPMVEVPYHAFDNQVENGVSTEKKH; the protein is encoded by the exons ATGGACTCCCTCCAAGCCACCTACAGagacgaagacgaagaagatgaagactcCGCACATCGCTTTGCCTCCCCCACTCCCACTCCTACTCCCAACCTCACCACCACCGAACTGCCACCGCCGTCTAGCCCTACCACTGCTATTGAACCCCAAAACGACTCCAAACCAGACCCCATTAGCTCCGAATCCGAAGATCCGGCTTCCTCTGACACCAACAAATCCCCCAGATCCACCCACAACGTCCCCACCGAGAACGATAACGACAAAGAAAACGACAACGACGACACCACTACCACAACCAATaccaccaacaacaacaacgacgaggaggaggaggacgAAGACGACGACGAAGACCCTCCTCCCAAGAAGCAGAAACCCCTTTCATCTCTTACTGCCCAGCCTACAATAACCAATCACCCACATGACAATGCTGCCCCAATGGAGGCCGAAGCGACCCCTCCGACGACGACGACGCCAACAACCGCAACCACCGCGAAGAaatcgaagaagaaaaacaataacGTTTGGGCCACGAAGTCGACCCgcaaaggaaagaagaagaacaagtcCAATAACAACCACAATGCCCCGGCAGAGGAAACCGTCCTCATCACCCCGATCCAGAAGTTCCCGGATAAGTCCGACGATACCCCGGACATGAAAATATGCCTCTCGAAGATCTACAAGGCCGAGAAAGTTGAATTGAGCGACGACAGATTGAGCGCTGGGAGTGCCAAGGGTTATAGGATGGTTAGAGCCACCAGAGGAGTCGTGGAGGGATCTTGGTACTTCGAGATAAAGGTTGTCAGACTGGGAGAGTCGGGGCACACGCGTCTCGGGTGGTCGACGGAGAAGGGGGACCTCCAGGCTCCGGTTGGGTACGACGGGAACAGTTTCGGATACAGAGATATTGATGGGAGCAAGGTGCACAAGGCGTTGAGGGAGAAGTATGGGGAAGAGGGGTATAAGGAAGAGGATGTTATTGGGTTCTATATTAACTTGCCGGAGGGTGGTTTGTATGCGCCCAAGCCCCCGCATTTAGTATTGTACAAGGGGCAGAGGTATGCATGCGCGCCGGATGTCAAGGAGGAAGCTCCAAAAGTGGTCCCTG GAAGTGAGATatctttctttaaaaatgggGTCTGCCAAGGAGTTGCTTTCAAGGATCTATATGGTGGTCGCTACTACCCTGCTGCTTCAATGTATACTCTTCCGAATCAGCCAAATTGTGTAGTCAAGTTCAACTTTGGCCCCGATTTTGAATTCTTTCCGGAGGACTTCGGTGGTCGTCCAGTACCTAGGCCCATGGTTGAAGTTCCTTATCACGCGTTTGACAACCAAGTTGAAAATGGAGTCTCAACCGAGAAGAAACATTAG